A DNA window from Allokutzneria albata contains the following coding sequences:
- a CDS encoding transglycosylase domain-containing protein produces MVAGQSNGASGPRGPQNGAGMAPGTELLPGPNGPAGRPGGGPRGQNDLAGPTSVVSLHGAPGHGDGPPTTVLPGGRVRPGAPLPPRRDPGDAPTELIEPETEIIDFVDDEDDYPREPQLLTHREPDDDEYDQHAEGDDEQEQDNQERELTEEEERALRKKKIWRRVRRGCYIAAAVGVIGPVIAFVITYFMVEIKDPKQVVAEQEKTVTLMFSDGEKELSKLVPQGGMRAYVAHDEVPEIVRNAVTATEDASFYTNPGFDVVGIARAVLNQITVGVGGGSGITQQYIKVSTGDKENSLARKWKELVKSFKMSNEQGKEQIMEAYLNTIPFGRGALGIDAGARALLGKSVKEVTDPAEAALLATVIQAPYRLDPEKNREATERRWRKDALRRMAENGYITQDQAQNLKFPQTVPRAEAMKRNPVAGSRLHIQEQVIAELETMGFTDDKLKREGLTVVTTIDSKAQQDAEKAIAKYMKNNKEGLRTALTAVDPKTGGVRAYYGGENGTGVDYADSLQEPGSSFKPFVALAALQKGIGIGTPYDGTSGIEIAGRARHNSGNKSTCGTQCSIRDAMTLSVNTVFMKITADLTPKRVVEAAFSAGIPVEQEKGLLGADKFADINIAIGGGDTRVRPRDMAGAYATFAADGDTRKTHFVSKVIKPGEKLPLWEEKDKILPQKKLDANDPDNNTQLSRNVTETMVDVAKSSSLALAKNRPSASKTGTHELDKTENAKAWMVGYTPQISTSVWVGRDLNEPLRGDCCGSRNHPIYGKDEPGHIWKEFMDSYLSNVRPEPFPKAKPIGQYDDPVPTTTAPSSTTPLSSTPPSGTSVPSSPSSPPCTTSIFNPTCPSTTPKRTTTTTPPPDEGAS; encoded by the coding sequence GTGGTCGCTGGGCAGTCCAACGGGGCCAGTGGTCCGCGTGGGCCGCAGAACGGTGCCGGGATGGCGCCGGGCACCGAGCTGCTGCCCGGTCCCAACGGGCCGGCAGGACGACCAGGCGGTGGTCCGCGCGGGCAGAACGACCTCGCGGGGCCGACGAGCGTGGTCAGCCTCCACGGTGCGCCCGGCCACGGGGACGGCCCGCCCACTACGGTCTTACCCGGCGGGAGGGTGCGTCCGGGCGCGCCCCTGCCACCGCGTCGTGATCCCGGTGACGCTCCGACCGAGCTGATCGAGCCCGAGACGGAGATCATCGACTTCGTCGACGACGAGGACGACTACCCGCGCGAGCCGCAGCTGCTCACCCACCGCGAGCCGGACGACGACGAGTACGACCAGCACGCCGAGGGCGATGACGAACAGGAGCAGGACAACCAGGAGCGCGAACTCACCGAGGAGGAAGAGCGCGCGCTGCGCAAGAAGAAGATCTGGCGCCGCGTGCGCCGGGGCTGCTACATCGCGGCCGCGGTCGGCGTGATCGGGCCGGTCATCGCCTTCGTCATCACCTACTTCATGGTCGAGATCAAGGACCCGAAGCAGGTTGTCGCGGAGCAGGAGAAGACGGTCACGCTCATGTTCTCGGACGGCGAGAAAGAGCTGAGCAAGCTCGTGCCCCAAGGGGGGATGCGCGCCTACGTCGCGCACGACGAGGTCCCGGAGATCGTGCGCAACGCGGTCACCGCCACGGAGGACGCGTCGTTCTACACCAACCCGGGCTTCGACGTGGTCGGCATCGCGCGCGCGGTGCTCAACCAGATCACCGTCGGCGTCGGCGGTGGCTCGGGCATCACCCAGCAGTACATCAAGGTTTCCACGGGCGACAAGGAGAACAGCCTCGCCCGCAAGTGGAAAGAGCTCGTGAAGTCGTTCAAGATGAGCAACGAGCAGGGCAAAGAGCAGATCATGGAGGCCTACCTCAACACGATCCCGTTCGGGCGCGGCGCGCTGGGGATCGACGCGGGGGCGAGGGCACTGCTCGGCAAGAGCGTCAAAGAGGTCACCGACCCGGCCGAGGCCGCGCTGCTGGCCACGGTGATCCAGGCGCCGTACCGGCTGGACCCGGAGAAGAACAGGGAAGCCACCGAGCGGCGGTGGCGCAAGGACGCGCTCCGGCGGATGGCCGAGAACGGCTACATCACCCAGGACCAGGCGCAGAACCTCAAGTTCCCGCAGACCGTCCCGCGTGCGGAGGCGATGAAGCGCAACCCGGTCGCCGGGTCCAGGCTGCACATCCAGGAGCAGGTCATCGCCGAGCTGGAGACCATGGGCTTCACCGACGACAAGCTCAAGCGCGAGGGGCTGACGGTCGTCACGACGATCGACAGCAAGGCGCAGCAGGACGCCGAGAAGGCCATCGCCAAGTACATGAAGAACAACAAGGAGGGGCTGCGCACCGCGCTGACCGCGGTGGACCCGAAGACCGGTGGCGTGCGCGCGTACTACGGCGGCGAGAACGGCACCGGCGTCGATTACGCGGACTCCCTGCAGGAACCGGGCTCCTCGTTCAAACCCTTCGTCGCGCTGGCGGCGCTGCAGAAGGGCATCGGCATCGGTACGCCGTACGACGGCACCTCCGGGATCGAGATCGCCGGGAGGGCCCGCCACAACTCCGGCAACAAGAGCACCTGCGGTACCCAGTGCTCGATCAGGGACGCGATGACGCTGTCGGTCAACACCGTCTTCATGAAGATCACCGCGGACCTGACCCCCAAGCGGGTGGTGGAAGCCGCCTTCTCCGCGGGCATTCCGGTGGAGCAGGAGAAGGGCCTGCTCGGGGCCGACAAGTTCGCCGACATCAACATCGCCATCGGTGGTGGTGACACCCGGGTGCGGCCGAGGGACATGGCGGGTGCCTACGCGACCTTCGCCGCGGACGGGGACACCCGCAAGACGCACTTCGTCAGCAAGGTCATCAAGCCGGGCGAGAAACTGCCGCTGTGGGAGGAGAAGGACAAGATCCTCCCGCAGAAGAAGCTCGACGCGAACGATCCCGACAACAACACGCAGCTCTCGCGCAACGTCACCGAGACCATGGTGGACGTGGCGAAGAGCTCCAGCCTGGCGCTGGCCAAGAACCGGCCGTCGGCGTCCAAGACCGGTACCCACGAACTGGACAAGACCGAGAACGCCAAGGCGTGGATGGTCGGCTACACCCCGCAGATCTCCACCTCGGTGTGGGTCGGCCGCGACCTGAACGAGCCGCTCCGGGGTGACTGCTGCGGCTCGCGCAACCACCCCATCTACGGCAAGGACGAGCCGGGGCACATCTGGAAGGAGTTCATGGACAGCTACCTCAGCAACGTCCGGCCGGAACCCTTCCCCAAGGCCAAGCCGATCGGTCAGTACGACGACCCGGTGCCCACGACCACCGCGCCGAGCAGCACCACGCCGCTGTCCTCGACGCCGCCGTCCGGGACGAGCGTGCCGAGCTCGCCGTCCTCGCCGCCGTGCACGACGAGCATCTTCAATCCGACGTGCCCGTCCACGACGCCGAAGCGGACCACGACCACCACCCCGCCACCGGACGAGGGCGCCAGTTAG
- a CDS encoding SDR family NAD(P)-dependent oxidoreductase: protein MKTVIISGGTDGMGRETALRRLDRGDKVVVIGSNEAKGRALVDQVSNPNLLFLRADLSSVAEVERVVREVSDRHESVDALALFANRLHRRRVETVDGLEATFALYYLSRYLLSHRLRPLLDASENPVIISVAGVGVTAGRIHWDEPQLTRKYGQVRAQLQAGRANDLLGVAFAEHGGGRARYVMYHPGFTRSGLDSAENPLVRGGIKLLGRFFARPVAESVRPVVEWIDRPPVAPLTAVDRGRPVDLALRTLDSADAARLARYTETLV, encoded by the coding sequence GTGAAAACAGTGATCATCAGCGGTGGGACGGACGGGATGGGCCGGGAGACGGCCCTGCGCAGGCTCGACCGGGGCGACAAGGTCGTCGTGATCGGCAGCAACGAGGCCAAGGGACGCGCTCTCGTCGATCAGGTGTCGAATCCGAACCTCCTTTTCCTGCGCGCTGACCTGTCGTCGGTGGCGGAGGTCGAGCGAGTCGTCCGCGAGGTGTCCGACCGCCACGAGTCGGTGGACGCGCTCGCCCTGTTCGCCAATCGGCTCCACCGCAGGCGGGTCGAGACCGTGGACGGCCTCGAGGCCACGTTCGCCCTCTACTACCTCAGCCGTTACCTGCTGAGCCACCGGCTCCGCCCGCTGCTCGACGCGAGCGAGAACCCGGTGATCATCAGCGTTGCCGGTGTCGGCGTCACGGCGGGCCGGATCCATTGGGACGAACCGCAGTTGACCCGGAAGTACGGGCAGGTCCGCGCACAACTCCAGGCGGGCAGGGCGAATGACCTCCTCGGCGTGGCCTTCGCGGAGCACGGCGGCGGACGCGCGCGGTACGTGATGTACCACCCGGGGTTCACCAGGAGCGGCCTGGACAGCGCGGAGAATCCCTTGGTGCGCGGGGGGATCAAGCTGCTCGGACGGTTCTTCGCGCGGCCCGTCGCCGAGTCGGTGCGCCCGGTGGTGGAGTGGATCGACCGGCCTCCGGTCGCGCCGTTGACCGCGGTGGACCGGGGTCGTCCGGTCGACCTCGCGCTGCGCACGCTCGACAGCGCCGACGCGGCACGCCTGGCCAGGTACACGGAAACCCTTGTGTAG
- a CDS encoding sensor histidine kinase encodes MLFEVTDTGPGIAPEDLLHVFDRFWRAEKSRNRSTGGSGLGLAITRQVVQAQGGTVSVTSEPGDGSTLRVLMPVRWSV; translated from the coding sequence GTGCTGTTCGAGGTCACCGACACCGGCCCCGGCATCGCACCGGAGGACCTGCTGCACGTCTTCGACCGGTTCTGGCGGGCGGAGAAGTCCCGCAACCGGAGCACCGGGGGAAGCGGGCTCGGGCTCGCGATCACCCGCCAGGTGGTGCAGGCGCAGGGCGGGACCGTCTCCGTCACCAGCGAACCGGGTGACGGCAGCACCCTCCGTGTCCTGATGCCCGTTCGCTGGTCGGTCTGA
- a CDS encoding adenylate/guanylate cyclase domain-containing protein: MRYFEVFSDALRSGDRPRKTIMFADIVDSAKLKERTAEVNWLPTIGKFLDIVTEAVQHEGGEVVKYLGDGVLAVFDAAGSGDAIRAGIRLQEQLRRLQQETSLIQNCQCTVGIATGHVVEYRTPAQTTDVIGSTADLASRLSSAAAPNAVWIDANTFHAADMTRISSEIGRALDRPTNEYHLAGEVGLKGFGHRVGYYEIIWSQSEFGARNATLRHSQNVPAPTADGVLQGTVDQWSAEKGRGFLRTDRGEYFVDRRFLASPKENLVRGKIVRFVPIKPLRPNGRPVAGALVQEGWRITAEFTRVFVERGYGFVVVRDQRGNTLPLFVHLGDAARRYRPGDKAYLVIRSNARGLSGQLEASAPDAPRP; encoded by the coding sequence GTGAGGTACTTCGAGGTGTTCAGCGACGCGCTGAGGAGCGGTGACCGGCCCCGCAAGACCATCATGTTCGCCGACATCGTGGACTCGGCCAAGCTCAAGGAGCGCACCGCCGAGGTCAACTGGCTGCCGACGATCGGCAAGTTCCTCGACATCGTCACCGAAGCTGTCCAGCACGAGGGCGGCGAGGTGGTGAAGTACCTCGGGGACGGAGTGCTCGCGGTGTTCGACGCCGCGGGCAGCGGCGACGCGATCCGCGCGGGCATCCGGTTGCAGGAGCAGCTGCGCAGGCTCCAGCAGGAGACCTCGCTGATCCAGAACTGCCAGTGCACGGTCGGCATCGCCACGGGCCACGTGGTCGAGTACCGCACTCCCGCGCAGACCACCGACGTCATCGGCAGCACCGCGGACCTGGCCTCCCGGCTGTCCTCGGCGGCGGCGCCGAACGCGGTGTGGATCGACGCCAACACCTTCCACGCCGCGGACATGACGCGGATCAGCTCGGAGATCGGCCGCGCGCTCGACCGCCCGACCAACGAGTACCACCTCGCGGGCGAGGTCGGCCTGAAGGGCTTCGGCCACCGCGTCGGCTACTACGAGATCATCTGGTCGCAGAGCGAGTTCGGCGCCCGCAACGCGACGCTGCGGCACTCGCAGAACGTCCCCGCGCCCACTGCCGACGGTGTCCTCCAGGGCACGGTGGACCAGTGGAGCGCGGAGAAGGGAAGGGGTTTCCTGCGCACCGACCGCGGCGAGTACTTCGTCGACCGCCGGTTCCTCGCCTCCCCCAAGGAGAACCTCGTCCGGGGCAAGATCGTCCGCTTCGTCCCGATCAAGCCGCTGCGGCCGAACGGCCGCCCGGTCGCGGGCGCGCTCGTCCAGGAGGGCTGGCGGATCACCGCCGAGTTCACCCGGGTCTTCGTCGAGCGCGGCTACGGTTTCGTCGTCGTTCGCGACCAACGCGGCAACACGCTGCCGCTGTTCGTGCACCTCGGCGACGCTGCACGCCGGTACCGCCCCGGCGACAAGGCATACCTGGTCATCCGGTCGAACGCCCGCGGACTGTCCGGTCAACTGGAGGCGAGCGCCCCCGATGCCCCACGACCCTGA
- a CDS encoding phage integrase N-terminal SAM-like domain-containing protein: protein MPLLDLDQLTADVSHIWAGFLRDWDRSLRSANYPETTRYNYLLAAVQLARYLAEHSPDPDADAAAEDPTEVTKAHVESFQAWMIETRSASTALNKHKGLQQFFK from the coding sequence ATGCCGCTTCTCGATCTTGACCAGCTCACCGCCGACGTGTCCCACATCTGGGCGGGTTTCCTGCGGGACTGGGACCGCAGCCTGCGCTCGGCGAACTACCCGGAGACCACCCGCTACAACTACCTGCTCGCCGCCGTCCAGCTCGCCCGCTATCTGGCCGAGCACTCCCCCGATCCGGACGCCGACGCCGCTGCCGAGGACCCCACCGAGGTCACCAAGGCCCACGTCGAGTCCTTCCAGGCGTGGATGATCGAGACCAGATCGGCGTCCACCGCGTTGAACAAGCACAAAGGGCTGCAGCAGTTCTTCAAGTAG
- a CDS encoding NUDIX domain-containing protein, whose translation MSEPDVAKFLTELDYIEAERGEFNGHASMTMVLDEFDRVLLNLRDDKPEILYPNHWAILGGSAETGESPILAARRELAEEIGPAVEEFGDFEHFCSVIDRDGHRHLVSVFTTRTTLPSTEFTLTEGQEIKFFSFEELDKIRITPFVRQVLRAYHAQQKQHRGSSGRGVDTRDAG comes from the coding sequence ATGAGCGAACCGGACGTCGCCAAGTTCCTCACCGAATTGGACTACATCGAGGCAGAGCGCGGCGAATTCAACGGACACGCGTCCATGACAATGGTCCTGGACGAGTTCGACCGGGTCCTGCTCAACCTGCGCGATGACAAGCCCGAGATCTTGTACCCGAACCACTGGGCCATTCTCGGCGGCTCAGCGGAGACGGGCGAGTCGCCGATCCTCGCCGCACGGCGAGAACTGGCCGAGGAAATCGGCCCGGCGGTCGAAGAGTTCGGAGATTTCGAACACTTTTGCTCGGTGATCGACCGAGATGGCCACCGCCACCTGGTGTCGGTGTTCACCACTCGCACCACGCTGCCGTCCACTGAATTCACACTGACAGAGGGACAGGAAATTAAATTCTTCTCCTTCGAGGAGCTCGACAAAATTCGTATCACTCCGTTCGTCCGACAGGTGCTGCGCGCGTACCACGCCCAACAGAAACAACACAGGGGAAGCAGCGGACGAGGTGTGGACACCAGGGATGCGGGGTGA
- a CDS encoding hypervirulence associated TUDOR domain-containing protein, translated as MADKKFRKGDEVSWSSHGQTVHGEVVEKITEDTEAAGRQVRASEEEPQYRVRSDKSGKDAVHKPTALDED; from the coding sequence ATGGCAGACAAGAAGTTCCGCAAGGGGGACGAGGTCAGCTGGTCCAGCCACGGTCAGACGGTGCACGGCGAGGTTGTCGAGAAGATCACCGAGGACACCGAGGCCGCCGGCAGGCAGGTCCGCGCCTCGGAGGAGGAACCGCAGTACCGCGTGCGCAGTGACAAGAGCGGCAAGGACGCGGTGCACAAGCCGACCGCTCTGGACGAGGACTGA
- a CDS encoding winged helix DNA-binding domain-containing protein encodes MSTLSLRILNRALLQRQFLLARTGHTPLEVIGRLVAMQAQEPNWPFVGLWSRIREFGHSGLTTLLEARRVVRSGLLRSTQHLAGADDFRRFRPLLQPVLDRTASTAYFSRTSAGLNTGELVAAGLEFLGDQAVPRKELARRLAESYPGRDGRILAGEVELRSALTHDPATAGWGAWGTRSSVSVTAIGVGEPANPRELIRRYLAAFGPAGVKDVQAWSGLTRLSEIVASMRGELRHYRDPHGGELVDLADAQLPDADTPAPARLLPAFDNALLGHADRTRIISGEDRKRIMPGRALVLPTFLIDGRVHGSWSLSGGELRLTPFRPLTADDRAAIEAEAQRLLPFVAAESVSFSARP; translated from the coding sequence GTGAGCACGTTGTCGCTTCGCATCCTGAACCGGGCCCTGCTGCAGCGGCAGTTCCTGCTGGCACGAACCGGCCACACCCCGCTGGAGGTGATCGGACGGCTGGTCGCGATGCAAGCCCAGGAGCCGAACTGGCCGTTTGTCGGTCTGTGGAGCCGGATCCGGGAGTTCGGGCACTCCGGGCTCACGACCCTGTTGGAGGCTCGGCGCGTCGTTCGATCGGGACTGTTGCGCAGTACTCAGCACCTCGCGGGGGCCGACGACTTCCGCCGGTTCCGGCCGCTGCTGCAACCGGTGCTCGATCGCACCGCGAGCACGGCCTACTTCAGCCGCACCAGCGCGGGCCTGAACACCGGCGAACTGGTGGCAGCCGGCCTGGAGTTCCTCGGCGACCAGGCGGTGCCCCGCAAGGAGCTGGCCCGGCGGCTGGCGGAGAGCTACCCGGGCCGCGACGGACGGATCCTGGCCGGCGAGGTCGAACTGCGATCCGCGTTGACCCACGATCCGGCCACTGCCGGGTGGGGCGCCTGGGGCACCCGGTCGTCCGTGTCGGTCACTGCCATCGGGGTCGGCGAGCCGGCGAACCCCAGGGAGCTGATCCGCCGGTACCTCGCGGCGTTCGGACCGGCCGGTGTCAAGGACGTGCAGGCATGGAGCGGGCTGACCCGGTTGAGCGAGATCGTCGCGAGCATGCGCGGCGAGCTGCGCCACTACCGGGATCCGCACGGCGGGGAGCTGGTCGACCTGGCCGACGCCCAGCTGCCCGACGCCGATACCCCAGCCCCTGCGCGGTTGCTGCCCGCGTTCGACAACGCCCTGCTCGGGCACGCCGACCGGACCCGGATCATCTCCGGCGAGGACCGGAAACGGATCATGCCCGGCCGGGCGCTGGTCCTGCCGACGTTCCTGATCGACGGCCGCGTGCACGGCAGCTGGTCGCTGTCCGGCGGGGAGCTGCGACTGACGCCGTTCCGGCCGCTGACGGCCGATGACCGGGCCGCCATCGAGGCAGAGGCTCAACGCCTGCTCCCGTTCGTGGCGGCGGAGAGCGTGTCCTTCTCAGCCCGGCCTTGA
- a CDS encoding MDR family NADP-dependent oxidoreductase — MITREIQLTGHITGVPGPEHFTVAETDVDGDVLVRTEQLGLATTYLELMRADCHLPVPAWQPGQRVGVAAIGTVVRSADDALRVGDLVQSMTGWSEYSAGSARSYVKLDRDAFPDPGYHLAQGPTAFYGMADVAVVGEGDVVFVSGAAGGVGSLAGQIAKRLGAARVIGSAGSAAKVDYLVNDLGFDAAFDYHDDPAARLRELAPEGISVFFDVVGGAQYDAALQAARPGARFALCGSLSSQLGDAAERFPQPDRAEAEARGVVLSPFSCHHTPEQVSAWQKHFRTWLEEGRFVYPQTVVEGAITDVPKAFLALLQGAYRGNVSVRLT; from the coding sequence ATGATCACCCGCGAGATCCAGCTGACCGGCCACATCACCGGCGTGCCCGGCCCGGAGCACTTCACCGTCGCCGAGACCGACGTCGACGGCGATGTTCTGGTGCGCACCGAGCAGCTGGGCCTGGCCACCACCTACCTGGAACTGATGCGCGCTGACTGCCACCTCCCGGTGCCCGCGTGGCAGCCGGGTCAGCGGGTGGGTGTGGCCGCGATCGGCACCGTCGTCCGCTCGGCCGACGACGCGCTCCGGGTGGGCGACCTGGTCCAGTCGATGACGGGTTGGAGCGAGTACTCCGCGGGCTCCGCCCGGTCCTACGTCAAACTCGACCGCGACGCGTTCCCCGACCCCGGCTACCACCTCGCCCAAGGCCCGACCGCCTTCTACGGCATGGCCGACGTCGCGGTCGTGGGCGAGGGTGACGTCGTGTTCGTGTCCGGCGCGGCAGGCGGTGTCGGTTCGCTGGCCGGGCAGATCGCCAAGCGGCTCGGCGCCGCGCGCGTGATCGGCAGCGCGGGCAGCGCGGCGAAGGTCGACTACCTGGTCAACGACCTGGGCTTCGACGCCGCGTTCGACTACCACGACGACCCCGCCGCGCGGCTGAGGGAACTGGCACCCGAGGGCATCAGCGTGTTCTTCGACGTCGTCGGCGGCGCGCAGTACGACGCCGCGCTCCAGGCGGCACGACCGGGCGCGCGGTTCGCGCTGTGCGGCTCGCTGTCCAGCCAGCTCGGCGACGCCGCCGAGCGGTTCCCGCAGCCGGACAGAGCCGAAGCGGAAGCCAGGGGCGTCGTGCTGTCGCCGTTCTCCTGCCACCACACTCCCGAGCAGGTCTCGGCCTGGCAGAAGCACTTCCGCACCTGGCTGGAAGAGGGACGGTTCGTCTACCCGCAGACTGTGGTCGAGGGCGCGATCACCGATGTGCCCAAGGCGTTTCTGGCCCTGCTCCAGGGTGCCTACCGCGGCAACGTCTCGGTGCGGTTGACGTGA
- a CDS encoding helix-turn-helix transcriptional regulator produces the protein MANTSSRALRLLSLLQTHRHWPGPELADRLEVSERTLRRDVDRLRDLGYPVQASRGTDGGYQLAPGAVLPPLLLDDEEAVALAVGMGDAAQSGIAGVEEAAVRALTKVVQVLPPRLRARVDALRAMTVSSSPAGPIVAAGILTAVAQACRDEERLRFAYAARGAAPTEREVEPHRLVAQGGRWYLVAYDLNRHDWRSFRLDRVTDPRPTGARFLPRKLPAEDAAAFVHTSTGAPAAHTVRVLVHAPEAQVQRVVGQWGTVEPAGDDRCHLTMISASLDWPAQALGNVGADFEVLGPPEFTAHLREWGTRFVRASGPTAEGT, from the coding sequence ATGGCGAACACCAGCTCCCGCGCCCTGCGATTGCTGTCGCTGCTGCAGACCCATCGGCACTGGCCGGGCCCCGAACTGGCCGACCGGCTCGAGGTCTCCGAGCGCACCCTGCGCCGCGACGTCGACCGGCTGCGCGATCTGGGTTACCCCGTCCAGGCCTCCCGGGGCACCGACGGCGGCTACCAGCTGGCGCCGGGCGCCGTCCTGCCCCCGCTGTTGCTGGACGACGAAGAGGCGGTCGCGCTCGCGGTCGGCATGGGCGATGCCGCGCAGAGCGGGATCGCCGGCGTCGAGGAAGCCGCCGTCCGCGCGCTCACCAAGGTCGTGCAGGTCCTGCCGCCCAGGCTGCGCGCACGGGTCGACGCGCTGCGAGCCATGACCGTCTCGTCATCTCCAGCCGGACCGATCGTCGCGGCCGGCATCCTCACCGCGGTCGCCCAGGCATGCCGGGACGAGGAACGTCTCCGATTCGCTTACGCGGCACGAGGTGCCGCGCCAACCGAACGCGAAGTCGAGCCGCACCGGCTGGTCGCGCAGGGTGGACGCTGGTACCTCGTCGCCTACGACCTGAACCGGCACGACTGGCGCAGCTTCCGCCTGGACCGGGTGACCGACCCCCGTCCGACCGGGGCACGGTTCCTGCCGCGCAAGCTGCCCGCCGAGGACGCAGCTGCCTTCGTGCACACCAGCACCGGCGCTCCCGCTGCCCACACGGTCCGCGTCCTGGTCCACGCGCCCGAGGCCCAGGTGCAGCGGGTGGTCGGCCAATGGGGGACCGTCGAGCCGGCCGGAGACGACCGCTGCCACCTCACCATGATCTCGGCCAGCCTGGATTGGCCGGCACAGGCGCTGGGCAACGTCGGCGCCGACTTCGAGGTGCTCGGGCCACCGGAATTCACCGCGCACCTACGCGAATGGGGCACCCGGTTCGTGCGAGCCAGCGGCCCGACCGCAGAGGGAACGTGA
- a CDS encoding aminoglycoside phosphotransferase family protein, whose amino-acid sequence MPQRITVDAEQVRRLIGDQFPQWADLPVQPVAKSGWDNVTFHLGDAMVARLPSASEYALAVDKEQQWLPVLAPRLPLPIPVPLAKGHPGADYPFSWSIYQWLHGEPASADRVSDPVRFALDLAGFLAALQGVDAAGGPKPGKHNWFRGATLRTYDPQAQRALTALDGHIDLDVAREIWETALDARWDGVDVWFHGDIAPGNLLLESGELVAVIDFGTCGVGDPSCDMAIAWTLLTTEGRQAFRDRLSVDEATWARGRGWALWKTLVACAQTVNRADEEATNARRVLDGIFSEYSTGSLKG is encoded by the coding sequence ATGCCCCAGCGCATCACGGTCGACGCGGAGCAGGTGCGCCGGTTGATCGGCGACCAGTTCCCGCAGTGGGCCGACCTCCCGGTTCAGCCCGTGGCCAAGAGCGGCTGGGACAACGTCACCTTCCACCTCGGCGACGCAATGGTGGCGCGCCTGCCGAGCGCGTCCGAGTACGCCCTGGCGGTCGACAAGGAACAGCAGTGGCTTCCGGTGCTCGCTCCCCGGCTGCCGCTACCCATCCCGGTCCCGCTGGCGAAGGGACATCCCGGCGCGGACTATCCCTTCTCGTGGTCGATCTACCAATGGCTCCACGGCGAACCTGCGAGCGCGGACCGCGTTTCCGACCCCGTCCGCTTCGCCCTCGACCTGGCCGGGTTCCTGGCAGCTCTGCAGGGCGTCGACGCCGCCGGCGGTCCCAAGCCCGGCAAGCACAACTGGTTCCGGGGCGCCACCCTGCGCACCTACGACCCGCAGGCCCAGCGCGCGCTCACGGCACTGGATGGCCACATCGACCTCGACGTGGCCCGCGAGATCTGGGAGACCGCACTGGACGCCCGCTGGGACGGAGTGGACGTCTGGTTCCACGGCGACATCGCACCGGGAAACCTCCTGCTCGAAAGCGGGGAGCTGGTGGCCGTCATCGACTTCGGGACCTGCGGTGTCGGCGACCCGTCCTGCGACATGGCCATCGCCTGGACGCTGCTGACCACCGAAGGCCGGCAGGCGTTCCGAGACCGCCTGTCCGTCGACGAGGCGACATGGGCCCGCGGGCGCGGCTGGGCCCTGTGGAAGACACTCGTCGCCTGCGCCCAGACCGTGAACCGGGCGGACGAGGAAGCCACGAACGCACGTCGCGTCCTCGACGGGATCTTCTCCGAGTACTCGACAGGCAGTCTGAAAGGCTGA
- a CDS encoding L,D-transpeptidase — protein sequence MYAHKTLVTLASLAAAGLLLTTHNGADVRNTAQQNPLTGTAISESAEPRPQPPTTEEGNLAPQPDERLASPCPNRKARACVDLSTNRTWLLDNGKVIYGPVPITHGRAGYATPTGTFKVQFKSRYHRSRLFNYAPMPYSVFFHHGIAFHQGNLRNLSHGCIRLSAESAQKYFATLKVGDVVQVVR from the coding sequence GTGTACGCACACAAGACCCTGGTGACCCTGGCGTCGCTGGCAGCGGCAGGACTACTGCTGACAACGCACAACGGCGCCGACGTACGGAATACCGCCCAGCAGAATCCGTTGACCGGCACAGCGATATCGGAGTCAGCCGAGCCCAGGCCTCAGCCGCCGACGACCGAGGAAGGCAACCTGGCACCTCAGCCGGACGAGCGGCTCGCGTCCCCGTGCCCGAACCGCAAGGCCAGGGCGTGCGTCGACCTTTCGACCAACCGGACCTGGCTGCTCGACAACGGCAAGGTGATCTACGGTCCGGTGCCGATCACCCACGGCCGCGCGGGTTACGCCACTCCGACCGGAACCTTCAAGGTGCAGTTCAAGAGCAGGTACCACAGGAGCCGCCTCTTCAACTACGCGCCGATGCCGTACTCGGTGTTCTTCCACCACGGTATCGCCTTTCACCAGGGCAACCTGAGGAACCTCTCGCACGGCTGCATCCGGCTGTCGGCGGAGTCCGCGCAGAAGTACTTCGCCACTCTCAAGGTCGGTGACGTGGTCCAGGTCGTTCGTTGA